Proteins from a single region of Parasedimentitalea psychrophila:
- the modC gene encoding molybdenum ABC transporter ATP-binding protein — MSLSVDISHNLGDLTVQVAFQAPSGITALFGKSGSGKTTVINAVAGLLTPDAGRIASQSEVLFDSKAGIDLPAHRRRLGYVFQESRLFPHLSVLGNLNYGKRFAPKGSSGPGLEEVTALLGISSLLHRRPGTLSGGEKQRVAIGRALLSRPQMLLMDEPLAALDSARKDEILPFLEQLRDSTGLPILYVSHSVAEVARLATTVVVLEQGKVAQAGPTEQVFSDPAMVRHLGLRQAGSVLPAVVKTHHSDGLTELTVSGGRLLLPQINLQPSARTRVRILAQDVILSRDAPKGLSALNILSGTVTEIRAGGGPGVVVQICCGSDLLLARITQRSANALQLAPGLRCHAILKSVSVARHDVGHT, encoded by the coding sequence ATGAGCCTGTCTGTAGATATCAGCCACAATCTGGGGGATTTGACCGTTCAGGTGGCGTTTCAGGCCCCCAGCGGCATCACCGCTCTTTTTGGCAAGTCCGGGTCCGGCAAGACAACCGTAATCAATGCGGTCGCAGGGCTGCTGACGCCCGATGCAGGCCGAATAGCCAGCCAGTCCGAGGTTCTGTTCGACAGTAAGGCCGGGATAGACCTGCCCGCTCACCGCCGCCGTCTGGGCTATGTCTTCCAGGAGTCCCGTCTGTTTCCACATCTGTCGGTGCTGGGAAACCTGAACTACGGCAAACGCTTTGCGCCCAAGGGAAGCAGCGGCCCCGGTCTGGAGGAGGTCACCGCGTTGCTCGGCATCTCATCCCTGCTGCACCGCCGACCCGGGACGTTGTCAGGCGGCGAAAAGCAACGGGTCGCGATTGGTCGCGCCTTGCTGTCGCGGCCACAGATGCTGCTGATGGACGAACCCCTTGCGGCGCTCGACAGTGCCCGCAAGGACGAAATCCTGCCGTTTCTGGAACAGCTTCGCGATTCGACCGGGCTGCCGATCTTATATGTCAGCCACTCGGTCGCCGAGGTGGCCAGGCTGGCGACAACCGTGGTGGTGCTGGAACAGGGGAAAGTGGCGCAGGCGGGGCCAACAGAGCAGGTGTTTTCCGACCCTGCGATGGTGCGTCACCTGGGCCTGCGGCAAGCCGGCTCGGTGCTGCCGGCAGTGGTCAAAACCCATCACTCCGATGGGCTGACGGAACTGACCGTGTCCGGGGGCCGCCTGCTGCTGCCCCAAATCAACCTGCAGCCCAGCGCCAGAACCCGGGTGCGTATTCTGGCCCAGGACGTGATCCTGTCCCGCGATGCACCAAAGGGGCTGTCGGCGTTGAATATCCTGTCGGGGACAGTGACCGAAATTCGCGCCGGTGGTGGTCCGGGTGTTGTGGTGCAAATTTGCTGCGGCAGCGATTTGCTGCTGGCGCGGATCACCCAGAGGTCGGCAAATGCGCTGCAACTTGCCCCCGGGTTGCGCTGCCATGCCATCCTAAAATCAGTGTCGGTGGCCCGCCATGACGTTGGTCACACCTGA
- the modB gene encoding molybdate ABC transporter permease subunit: MSTWLGPQEWAALGLSLKVGFWATLINLPLALLVSHALARWQFPGKQVLNALVHLPLFLPPVVTGYLLLITFGRRAPLGAWLEQSFGLVLAFRWTGAVLAAAIMGFPLMVRAIRLAIEAVDPDLEQAAATLGASRLSVFATITLPLILPGLITGAVLGFAKAMGEFGATITFVSNIPGQTQTLPSAIYGFLQVPDGEADALKLVAVSVAVAMAALIASEMLARSAAKRINGR; this comes from the coding sequence ATGAGCACTTGGCTGGGCCCCCAAGAATGGGCGGCGCTGGGACTGTCGCTAAAGGTGGGTTTTTGGGCGACGCTGATAAACCTGCCCCTGGCGCTGCTGGTCTCGCATGCGCTGGCGCGCTGGCAGTTCCCCGGCAAGCAAGTGCTGAATGCGCTGGTGCACTTGCCGCTGTTCCTGCCACCGGTGGTGACCGGATATCTTTTGCTGATCACCTTTGGCCGCCGGGCACCGCTGGGCGCCTGGCTGGAGCAGAGCTTTGGTCTGGTGCTGGCCTTTCGCTGGACTGGCGCGGTGCTGGCGGCTGCCATCATGGGGTTTCCGTTGATGGTGCGCGCGATCCGACTGGCGATTGAGGCGGTAGATCCCGATCTGGAGCAGGCCGCCGCCACCCTGGGGGCCTCGCGGTTATCGGTTTTTGCCACCATCACCCTGCCGCTCATTCTGCCGGGGCTGATCACCGGAGCGGTGCTGGGCTTTGCCAAAGCCATGGGGGAATTTGGCGCCACCATCACCTTTGTGTCCAATATTCCCGGCCAAACCCAAACGCTGCCTTCGGCCATCTACGGCTTCCTGCAGGTGCCCGACGGGGAGGCGGATGCGCTGAAGCTGGTCGCGGTGTCCGTCGCGGTTGCTATGGCGGCGCTGATTGCCTCGGAAATGCTGGCCCGCAGTGCCGCAAAACGGATCAACGGTCGATGA
- the modA gene encoding molybdate ABC transporter substrate-binding protein: MTMPCPFRRLTSALAVCAALFPVALFPGALAAEEVTLFAAASLKSALDELSDDYPGATLHIAYGGSSSLTRQILQGAPAQLFISANQAWMDRLERDRVLAQDSRIDLLSNRLALIAAPGSTVQLPPARGFDLAAAIGDGVLAMALVKAVPAGIYGREALQALGVWDSVQGKIAQADNVRAALRLVATGEAPLGIVYASDLGASPDVRLLGLFPANSHRPIRYPMALIDPVTPEARSVYDFLSSEAAWAVFAKHGFIRPQVQP, encoded by the coding sequence ATGACGATGCCCTGCCCTTTCCGCCGCCTGACTTCAGCCCTGGCTGTCTGTGCGGCGCTGTTTCCTGTGGCGCTGTTTCCGGGGGCGCTGGCCGCTGAAGAGGTCACCCTGTTTGCCGCCGCCAGTCTGAAAAGCGCTTTGGACGAATTGTCGGATGACTACCCGGGCGCCACCTTGCACATCGCTTATGGAGGCAGTTCTTCGCTGACGCGGCAGATCCTTCAGGGCGCACCTGCGCAGCTGTTCATATCGGCAAATCAAGCCTGGATGGACCGGCTGGAACGGGACCGAGTACTGGCCCAAGACAGTCGCATTGATCTGCTGAGCAATCGTCTGGCGTTGATTGCCGCGCCGGGCAGCACAGTGCAACTGCCCCCTGCCCGCGGGTTTGATTTGGCCGCCGCTATTGGCGACGGTGTGCTGGCCATGGCGCTGGTCAAGGCGGTTCCGGCGGGGATCTATGGCCGCGAGGCGCTGCAGGCATTGGGCGTTTGGGACAGCGTGCAGGGCAAGATCGCACAGGCAGACAATGTCCGCGCCGCGCTTCGGTTGGTGGCAACCGGCGAGGCGCCGCTGGGGATCGTCTATGCCAGTGACTTGGGGGCCTCACCCGATGTCCGGTTGCTTGGCCTGTTTCCGGCCAACAGCCATAGGCCAATTCGCTATCCGATGGCGCTGATTGATCCGGTCACCCCCGAGGCGCGCTCTGTGTATGACTTTCTAAGCAGCGAGGCGGCCTGGGCGGTCTTTGCCAAACATGGATTTATCCGCCCGCAGGTGCAGCCATGA
- a CDS encoding integrase arm-type DNA-binding domain-containing protein, which produces MVSCHHNLLWRGTLLVALVDTDCWWRGRARRVSIRRHGKITMDEARKLAKEVMGQVAKGENPAEDTRNRGREVDPSRERRVPSISRFVQQSRFHRNNVTTRPSCRMLHCAARS; this is translated from the coding sequence ATGGTATCGTGTCATCATAACTTACTCTGGCGCGGCACTCTTCTTGTCGCGCTTGTTGACACAGACTGCTGGTGGCGTGGAAGAGCTCGCAGGGTGTCCATCAGGCGGCACGGCAAGATTACCATGGATGAGGCGCGCAAACTCGCCAAGGAAGTCATGGGACAGGTCGCCAAGGGCGAGAACCCTGCCGAGGATACCCGTAACCGAGGCCGCGAAGTAGATCCGTCAAGAGAAAGGAGAGTGCCGTCCATCAGCCGATTTGTGCAACAGAGCCGCTTCCATCGCAATAATGTCACTACCCGCCCTTCGTGTCGGATGCTGCACTGCGCAGCAAGGTCATAA
- a CDS encoding bifunctional diguanylate cyclase/phosphodiesterase has product MKTKTLFSSISTMMVLTIFLFLGTVVATAFWMSNQLNIRARADTLTMMSGAIAEMQGFLSRTALDYSHWDTAFQNLEDGDLEAFFVNYASGATDGDAFHILAVTGGRVEGVMSWIWNGPEKPVPDLVSPDVLEAVQQALPAVPMSQWSTINFFAESNGSLYAFAGVRIEPLDPAAEGLTSAQMLSSAAFGYRIGEDFLAEFSNKYHVDGLKVVSEEPTGDPSISLTGSGGNPVAHLTWPSPRPGDAVLKRISGPLSGVLVLFTMVAAAVTAVARRSARELVEQEALAYRAARTDKLTELPNRTALHEELRRRNECSKGELSILFLDINGFKVVNDCLGHLGGDRLIIMVKERLEALALKPSLIARAGGDEFVVLVDGTGSAKRAHDISDQIRDVMLPEFRIEDRGFHISFAIGHAQQTGSAHPSEEIMRRADVAMYFAKKHGMAETVNYDPSLESISEKQRDIENALISALERPEEFTIHYQPIVSATTGKTVKAEALARWTSQKLGKIGPDVFIPVAEETGLIVQLGKILFSQICQDLIERPDLRVCLNISPAQLNDGDFVRDVIETLRIMRIDPDRIEMELTEGLVVTNAEMAALKLDQLHEAGFRTALDDFGTGFSSIGYLKRLPFTTLKIDKSFVDGLPTNKSSVGMVHAMILMGHSLSKSVICEGVETEEQASLLRQFNCDMLQGYLFSRPVPLSDLPEIC; this is encoded by the coding sequence ATGAAAACGAAAACACTGTTTTCCAGTATCTCGACCATGATGGTTCTGACAATTTTTCTCTTTCTAGGAACAGTGGTCGCAACCGCGTTTTGGATGTCTAACCAGTTGAACATTCGCGCGCGCGCCGACACGCTGACGATGATGAGTGGTGCGATTGCGGAAATGCAGGGTTTTTTGTCCCGTACTGCCTTAGACTACAGCCATTGGGACACAGCCTTTCAAAACCTTGAAGACGGAGACTTGGAGGCATTTTTCGTCAACTATGCCAGTGGCGCAACGGATGGTGACGCCTTTCATATTCTGGCTGTAACAGGCGGTCGGGTCGAGGGTGTTATGTCGTGGATATGGAATGGCCCCGAGAAGCCTGTGCCTGATCTGGTATCTCCGGATGTTTTGGAGGCCGTGCAACAAGCCTTGCCCGCAGTCCCGATGTCCCAATGGTCAACGATCAATTTTTTTGCCGAATCGAACGGCAGCCTTTATGCTTTTGCTGGAGTCCGCATCGAACCCTTGGATCCTGCTGCAGAGGGCCTCACCTCTGCTCAGATGCTATCTTCGGCAGCATTTGGGTACCGCATTGGCGAGGATTTCCTCGCTGAATTCTCAAACAAATATCATGTTGATGGTCTGAAGGTTGTCTCTGAAGAGCCCACAGGGGATCCGTCTATTTCGCTGACTGGATCAGGCGGCAATCCGGTAGCGCACTTAACTTGGCCATCGCCACGTCCTGGGGATGCCGTGTTAAAGCGCATTTCCGGCCCGCTTTCAGGGGTTCTGGTGCTTTTTACTATGGTCGCCGCGGCAGTGACCGCTGTGGCCCGGCGAAGCGCCCGGGAACTGGTTGAGCAGGAGGCGTTGGCTTACCGGGCTGCACGGACTGATAAGCTGACCGAATTGCCCAACCGTACCGCGTTGCATGAAGAACTCAGACGGCGCAACGAGTGTTCGAAAGGTGAACTTTCAATCCTTTTTCTGGATATCAATGGGTTCAAAGTTGTCAACGACTGCTTGGGCCATCTCGGCGGCGACAGGTTGATCATCATGGTTAAGGAACGGCTTGAAGCGCTAGCACTCAAGCCGTCTCTTATCGCACGGGCCGGTGGGGACGAGTTTGTTGTGCTCGTAGATGGGACGGGGTCTGCAAAGCGCGCCCATGACATCAGTGATCAGATCCGGGATGTTATGCTGCCCGAATTTCGGATTGAGGACCGGGGTTTTCATATCAGCTTTGCGATCGGGCATGCCCAACAGACCGGATCGGCACACCCGAGTGAGGAAATCATGCGCCGGGCAGACGTGGCTATGTATTTTGCCAAAAAGCACGGCATGGCTGAAACCGTGAACTACGACCCCTCGCTCGAGAGCATCTCCGAAAAACAGCGGGACATTGAAAACGCTTTGATCTCGGCCCTGGAACGGCCGGAGGAGTTCACAATCCACTATCAACCGATCGTCAGCGCAACGACGGGCAAGACGGTTAAGGCAGAGGCTCTGGCCCGCTGGACTTCGCAAAAACTGGGAAAGATCGGTCCGGACGTTTTTATTCCAGTCGCGGAAGAGACCGGGCTTATCGTTCAGTTGGGCAAGATCTTGTTCAGCCAGATTTGCCAGGACTTGATTGAGCGGCCGGATTTGCGGGTTTGCCTCAATATCTCGCCAGCGCAGTTGAATGACGGCGATTTCGTCCGTGATGTCATCGAAACTCTACGCATCATGCGCATTGACCCAGACCGGATCGAAATGGAACTAACCGAAGGGTTGGTGGTTACAAATGCCGAAATGGCAGCACTTAAGCTGGATCAGCTTCACGAGGCTGGATTCCGGACTGCGCTGGATGACTTTGGGACCGGTTTTTCCTCCATAGGATACTTGAAACGACTGCCTTTCACTACTCTGAAGATCGACAAATCCTTCGTTGACGGCCTACCAACGAACAAGTCTTCGGTTGGGATGGTGCATGCCATGATTTTGATGGGGCATTCTCTGAGCAAAAGCGTGATCTGCGAAGGTGTCGAGACAGAAGAACAGGCCAGTTTGCTGCGTCAATTCAATTGCGATATGCTGCAAGGTTACCTTTTTTCGCGCCCGGTCCCGCTTAGTGATCTACCGGAGATTTGTTAA
- a CDS encoding AfsR/SARP family transcriptional regulator, with product MSVLLKIRGFGVFGVFAANGESIALGAKHQALMALLSKADSGVRTRAFLENILWSSSQPEQAKAGLRTALSTLRRHLGSEASQLLTANRERVVLDLNRVDFIGSYEDGAFMEGFELPYQALFRDWLTRDRDETTYRIPRHQTDLGSNDTQVYSSSGSSKQKSKPTMLVSEQRIGILKSEVQQLLHIREHAMTIIDGLQRENEALKIARDMQPKSPTIARTSKQA from the coding sequence ATGAGTGTATTGTTAAAGATTAGAGGCTTTGGTGTGTTTGGTGTTTTTGCTGCCAACGGGGAAAGTATTGCTCTCGGTGCCAAACACCAGGCCTTGATGGCTCTGTTGTCAAAAGCTGACAGTGGCGTACGCACCCGGGCTTTTCTCGAAAACATTCTGTGGAGTTCATCACAGCCAGAGCAGGCCAAGGCCGGTTTGCGGACCGCACTCAGTACATTGCGCCGCCATTTGGGATCAGAGGCATCTCAGTTGCTAACGGCCAATCGAGAACGCGTTGTATTGGATCTTAACCGCGTCGATTTTATTGGAAGCTATGAAGATGGAGCCTTTATGGAAGGCTTTGAGCTTCCGTACCAGGCGTTATTTCGTGATTGGCTGACGCGGGATCGGGATGAAACCACCTACCGTATCCCGCGACATCAGACGGATTTGGGATCCAATGATACTCAAGTTTATTCGAGTTCTGGTTCCTCCAAACAAAAATCAAAACCAACAATGTTGGTAAGCGAGCAGCGTATCGGGATCCTCAAATCTGAGGTCCAGCAACTCCTTCATATTCGCGAACACGCAATGACTATCATTGACGGATTGCAGCGCGAAAATGAGGCTCTCAAAATTGCGCGTGATATGCAGCCGAAATCTCCGACAATTGCAAGAACCTCGAAACAGGCCTAA
- a CDS encoding NAD(P)-dependent oxidoreductase, whose protein sequence is MKIIVFGATGSVGSRVATEAVTRGHDVTAVVRNEAGFAKLPETVTGLISNVSDPTAVAKAMAGHDLAISSLRTPRGHEGDVVSLTQSILKGASITDVRVIIVGGAARLRLPNGSPHTVLSDPDFLPESIVPTARASLAQAELCINTVDADWTYASPSALLQPGVRRGEFRTGTDTLLVDANGNSEISMEDFAVALVDEAQSAQFIRTSFTVGY, encoded by the coding sequence ATGAAAATCATAGTATTTGGAGCAACCGGTAGCGTCGGCTCTCGCGTCGCCACAGAAGCCGTCACTCGCGGTCATGACGTTACTGCGGTGGTCAGAAACGAGGCTGGGTTCGCTAAGCTACCGGAAACCGTCACGGGTCTTATCTCAAATGTCAGCGATCCCACGGCCGTTGCAAAAGCCATGGCAGGCCATGATCTGGCGATCAGCTCTCTTCGCACGCCGCGCGGCCACGAAGGCGACGTCGTCAGCCTCACGCAATCCATCCTCAAGGGCGCTTCGATCACGGATGTCCGGGTGATCATCGTGGGCGGTGCCGCGCGGTTGCGCCTGCCAAACGGCAGTCCCCACACCGTTCTTTCCGACCCTGACTTCCTGCCCGAAAGCATCGTTCCAACCGCCAGAGCCTCACTCGCGCAGGCTGAGCTTTGTATAAACACCGTCGATGCGGACTGGACCTACGCCAGCCCCTCTGCCCTTCTGCAGCCCGGGGTGCGCCGGGGGGAATTCAGGACTGGCACCGATACGCTTTTGGTCGACGCAAATGGCAACTCGGAGATCTCAATGGAGGATTTTGCCGTTGCTTTGGTGGACGAAGCGCAGAGTGCACAGTTCATACGGACCTCTTTTACCGTCGGGTATTGA
- a CDS encoding EamA family transporter: MNRQIDIALTAIAPLVWGSTYYVTTEYLPAGYPITMAALRALPAGLVLLVLARQLPQGIWWARIFALGALNFTLFWTLLFVAAYRLPGGVAATVGAVQPLLVVFLASIVLGNPIKPTSLAAAAMGIVGVGFLALGGGVVLDPVGLAAGLGGAVSMGAGTVLTRKWQPPVPLLTFTAWQLTAGGLLLVPLAALLEPPLPALDAQNILGIGYLGLIGAALTYILWFRGISRIEPGAVSALGFLSPLSAVLIGWVLLGQALTVWQIAGAGIVLSAISLGQLSGRSLRPTPLQHATHTTN; the protein is encoded by the coding sequence ATGAACCGACAAATTGACATTGCCCTCACCGCCATCGCGCCCTTGGTCTGGGGCAGCACCTATTATGTAACGACAGAGTATTTGCCTGCAGGCTATCCAATCACGATGGCCGCACTACGCGCCTTGCCCGCCGGGTTGGTGCTGCTCGTACTGGCTCGGCAATTGCCCCAAGGGATTTGGTGGGCACGTATATTTGCGCTTGGGGCACTAAACTTTACACTGTTCTGGACCTTGCTTTTTGTCGCTGCATACCGGCTTCCGGGGGGCGTCGCCGCGACGGTTGGGGCGGTTCAGCCGCTTTTAGTTGTATTCCTCGCCTCAATCGTCCTCGGGAACCCCATAAAGCCTACATCACTCGCCGCCGCGGCCATGGGTATTGTCGGTGTCGGCTTTCTTGCACTTGGCGGAGGCGTTGTTCTGGACCCAGTTGGGCTGGCTGCGGGGCTTGGCGGGGCAGTCTCTATGGGGGCCGGGACGGTGCTGACGCGCAAATGGCAACCTCCGGTACCACTCCTTACCTTTACCGCATGGCAATTGACGGCGGGCGGGCTGTTGCTGGTGCCGCTTGCTGCTTTGCTTGAGCCACCTCTGCCAGCGTTGGACGCCCAAAACATCCTCGGTATTGGGTATCTTGGCCTCATCGGCGCAGCACTGACCTATATCCTGTGGTTCAGGGGCATTTCGCGCATCGAACCGGGTGCGGTATCTGCCCTAGGTTTCCTCAGCCCGTTGTCCGCCGTTCTGATCGGCTGGGTGTTGCTTGGTCAAGCTCTCACCGTCTGGCAGATCGCCGGGGCTGGAATCGTTCTTTCCGCAATATCGCTGGGGCAGCTCTCTGGTCGGTCCCTGCGCCCCACTCCCCTACAACACGCAACTCATACAACCAACTAA
- a CDS encoding MarR family winged helix-turn-helix transcriptional regulator — MDQVDRIVAQWNSARPDLDVGPMETIGRLYRLAAMLRSEMEKTWKAYGLNPASFDVLATLRRSGKPDGLSPGELLDLTMVTSGTMTNRVDQLVKGGLVARVPNPEDKRGFLIRLTEDGMTKIEAAVTDHVKTQHRLMDGFSHKQRGELNDLLRMLTGLVETDAD, encoded by the coding sequence ATGGATCAAGTTGACCGCATCGTCGCGCAATGGAACAGCGCCCGCCCCGACCTTGACGTTGGACCAATGGAAACCATCGGTCGGCTGTATCGCCTCGCGGCGATGTTGCGAAGTGAGATGGAAAAAACCTGGAAGGCCTATGGTCTGAACCCCGCCAGTTTTGATGTTCTGGCGACCCTACGCAGATCAGGGAAACCGGATGGATTATCCCCGGGCGAGCTTCTTGACCTGACAATGGTGACGTCCGGAACAATGACCAATCGCGTCGACCAGTTGGTGAAGGGGGGCCTTGTAGCGCGGGTTCCGAACCCCGAAGACAAGCGTGGTTTTCTTATCCGTCTGACCGAAGACGGTATGACAAAAATTGAGGCCGCAGTGACCGACCATGTGAAGACACAGCATCGGCTGATGGATGGCTTTTCCCACAAGCAAAGAGGCGAGCTGAATGACCTTCTTAGAATGCTCACTGGATTAGTGGAAACCGACGCAGACTAA
- a CDS encoding mitochondrial fission ELM1 family protein → MDRDIHCSVSNAPSPSSGRSKKRAKRSLQNPGRSTEKNGKRMKQRISRLRRSRRCSHLSGQSNCSLVVCLTLGNGGTRAQALGLAEALESRFGSTIQERRIVIKSWSKRLPARTWHWASRNLFGWPEIGIMNGASAMAPIASRGTRIIIGAGRHVAPLVSALASRLQGKSIAVLNPELPFDNFDIVVLPEHDGLSGSNVLTALGSLGRVTPKRIEREALLQAARFAHLTQPKLAVLIGGRSREFTWTDLDEARLLAACAKLVAGGWTLLVTPSPRTDPILMDRLRASVDPKRCWVWDLLGPNPYPAILGLAEAVLVTEDSVNMVSEASSSGLPVHVFRVSGRHPKMAKFYCAMQARSAVREFDGMIEHWYYAPLSETDRLAEIIGLRLLTH, encoded by the coding sequence ATGGATCGAGACATTCATTGCTCGGTTTCCAATGCGCCATCGCCTTCGAGTGGGAGGTCAAAGAAGCGAGCTAAACGTTCTCTACAAAACCCGGGCAGGTCCACAGAAAAAAATGGAAAACGGATGAAGCAACGCATATCAAGGCTTCGGCGAAGTAGGAGGTGCAGCCACCTAAGTGGCCAATCCAATTGCTCGTTAGTTGTGTGCCTTACTCTCGGGAACGGAGGAACACGCGCGCAAGCCCTGGGTTTAGCCGAAGCGCTCGAAAGTAGGTTCGGTTCAACAATTCAAGAGCGTCGAATTGTGATTAAGTCATGGTCGAAGCGCCTCCCGGCAAGAACCTGGCATTGGGCATCTCGCAATCTCTTCGGATGGCCCGAAATCGGGATAATGAATGGCGCGAGTGCAATGGCGCCGATTGCCTCCCGAGGAACGAGAATCATCATTGGCGCCGGTCGGCACGTAGCCCCACTTGTGTCTGCTCTGGCATCCCGCTTACAAGGAAAGAGCATCGCAGTTCTTAATCCCGAATTACCCTTCGACAATTTTGATATTGTGGTGTTGCCAGAGCATGATGGATTAAGTGGTTCTAATGTCCTGACGGCGCTCGGCTCGCTTGGGCGAGTAACTCCTAAGAGGATAGAACGAGAGGCTTTGCTCCAAGCAGCCCGTTTCGCACATCTGACCCAACCAAAATTGGCGGTCTTGATTGGTGGCCGGTCGCGTGAATTTACCTGGACCGACTTAGACGAAGCGCGGCTGCTCGCGGCTTGCGCGAAACTTGTCGCCGGGGGATGGACGCTACTTGTTACACCATCGCCTAGGACGGATCCGATCCTCATGGATAGGCTACGCGCCTCAGTCGACCCAAAACGCTGCTGGGTCTGGGACTTGCTGGGACCGAATCCATATCCCGCCATTCTGGGCTTAGCGGAAGCGGTGCTGGTTACCGAGGATTCTGTGAATATGGTCTCGGAAGCTTCGTCGAGCGGGTTGCCGGTGCACGTTTTTCGTGTCAGCGGCAGGCACCCCAAAATGGCAAAGTTCTACTGTGCAATGCAAGCGCGCAGTGCTGTCCGCGAATTTGATGGAATGATAGAACATTGGTATTATGCCCCTCTTAGTGAAACTGACCGCCTAGCTGAAATCATTGGTCTGCGGCTTTTGACGCACTAA